Below is a genomic region from Catenuloplanes atrovinosus.
GGGACTGGCCCGGCCTCCGCAGCCGACAGCGGGGTCCACTCCGGGGCCCCCTGCCCCGGAAGTCGCCGGTGAGTGACCGGTGGCAGCCGGCCACTCACCAACGGGGCGGTTCGAGCGCGGCCGCGGGGGAAGGGGCGGAACCGCGCACGAACCTGATGGAGCCGATGGTGAGGCCGAGCGCCACGCCGAACAGCACGAGGTGCACGGCCGGCGGGACGATCGGCACGAAGGCGATGACGGCGACCGGGATCTGGATCAGTCCGACCAGGGCCATCAGCAGGCCCCGGCGCCGGGCTCCCCAGAGGTACGCCGAGACGACGGGCGAGATGACGACGGCCAGGCTCAGCACGTCCAGGAGCGCGTGGAGGTAGGGGTTCGTGACCTTGTCGTGCGCGAACGCGGACGCCGGGCTCGCCACCCACAGCATCCCGGCCGTCGCGCCGAGCGTCGCCCCACCGAGGACCAGGGATCGTCCGGCTGCTCGCATGGTGCACCTCCCCAGATCGGCAGTCAATTACTCGCTGTCATTTGACCGTAACGGGGAGCAGTGAGGGGGCGGAAGACCCACCGGGATGAATGAATAAACGGCCGGGTGAATGGCCGTGCATCTTCCCCCCGTGGAGCTTCCACACACCCCCTGATCAGGTGTTTTGCGCCGCGAGAGCGATCGCCCGATCGCGTGCGGCGGCAAGAGCATCCAGCACGGCGGCACGCAGTCCATGCCGCTCCAGTTCGGCCAGCGCGGCCGCGGTGGTGCCGGCCGGGGAGGTGACCGCCTCGCGCAGCGTGACCGGATGCTCACCGGAGTCGCGCAGCATGGTGGCGGAGCCGAGTGCGGTCTGCACGGCCAACTCGCGCGCGGTGCGCCGGGGCAGCCCGAGGTGCACGCCGGCCTCGATCATCGCCTCGACGAACAGGAAGACGTACGCGGGCCCGGAGCCGGAGACCGCGGTGACCGCGTCCTGCTGATTCTCCGGCACCCGGAGCACGGCGCCGAGCGGCCGGAACAGCTCCTCGGCCAGCGTCACGTGCTCGTCGGTGGCGTGCGCGCCCGGCGAGATCGCCGAGATCGCGGCGCCGGCCAGCGCGGGTGTATTGGTCATGACGCGCACCACGGGCGTGCCCTCGGGCAGCCGGCGCGCGAAGAACTCGGTGGTCAGGCCCGCGCAGAGCGAGACGACCAGCGTGCCGGGGCGCACGTGCGGGGCGGCCTCGCGCAGCAGCGCGTCCGCGTCCTGCGGCTTGACGCCGATCACCAGCACCTCGGCCTCGGCCGCGGCGGTCGCGTTGTCCACCACCCGGACGCCGTGCGCGGCGCGCAGTTCCTCCGCGCGGGCGGGGCGGCGCGCGGAGGCCAGCGCCCGGTCCGCCGGGTGCCCGCCGCGCAGCAGCCCGGCCAGTACCAGTTCGCCCATCGTGCCGGCGCCCAGGACCGCGACGATCCGCCCGCTCACGCGTACCCCCTCGGGTGTGGAAACGGCCGTGGGGTGCGGTTCCGGACGGAACCACACCCCACGGCGGTAGATCAGCTGCCGAAGAAGACCTCGGCCTCGGTGTACCGCTCCAGCGGCACGGTCTTGAGCTCGCCGGTGCCCTCGATCAGCGGGATGCGCACGATGTCGGTGCCGCGCAGCGCGACCATCTTGCCGAAGTCGCCGTCGTTGACCGCGTCGATCGCCTGCAGGCCGAAGCGGGTGGAGAGCACCCGGTCGAACGCGGTCGGCGTGCCACCGCGCTGGATGTGGCCCAGCACGACCGTGCGGGCCTCCTTGCCGGTCTTCGCCGCCAGCTGCTCGGCGAGCCACTGGCCGATGCCGCCGAGGCGGACGTGGCCGAAGCTGTCCAGCTCCTGGTTCTGCAGGACCATCTGGCCCTCCAGCGGCTGCGCGCCCTCGGCGACGACCACGATCGGCGCGTACTCGTGCTGGAACCGCTTCTCCACGTACGCCGCGACCTGGTCGACGTCGAACTCGCGCTCCGGCAGCAGGATGACGTTGGCGCCACCGGCGAGGCCGGCGTGCAGCGCGATCCAGCCCGCGTGGCGGCCCATGACCTCGACGATCAGCGTGCGGTGGTGGCTCTCGGCGGTGGTGTGCAGCCGGTCGATCGCCTCCATCGCGATGTTCACCGCGGTGTCGAAGCCGAACGTGTAGTCCGTGCCGTTCAGGTCGTTGTCGATCGTCTTCGGCACGCCGACGACGTTGACGCCCAGGTCGGCGAGCTTGGTGGCCACACCCAGCGTGTCCTCGCCGCCGATCGCGATCAGCGCGTCGACGCCGAGGTTGGCCAGGTTCTCCTTGACCCGCTCGACGCCGTTCTCGATCTTGAACAGGTTGGTCCGGGAGGAGCCGAGGATGGTGCCGCCGCGCGGCAGGATGCCGCGGACCTGCGGGATGCCGAGCGGCATGGTCAGACCCTCGAGCGGGCCCTTCCAACCGTCGCGGAAACCCACGAACTCGTGGCCGTAGACCGTGACACCCTTACGGACCACGCCGCGGATGACCGCGTTCAGACCAGGGCAGTCTCCGCCGCCGGTGAGCACGCCGATACGCATGTTGGCTCGTCCCTTCACAACACGTGCAAGCTTCTTCGGCACAGGGCCCCAGGGGCGACACTGCCGGCCCGGGGCGGGCCGCCATCGCAGACTGTAGTCGCCGTCACTAAGGCGCCCCCGGGCAGTCCCCGGCTACACCGCGATGTCAGCCGCGCTACATCTCGGTGACACTCCTCAGCCAAAACCCGGACGCCCGAAAAGCGGTGCCGCACCCGGGCATCACGTCCCGGGCCCCGTCATGGCCTTCCAGCGGGCCAGGTTGTGCCGCGCGTCGACCAGCGCGTCGTGCCGGTCGGCCTCGGCGTCGGGCAGCGGCGGGCGGCCCTTGTCGTCCCAGAGTTGGCGCAGGTCCTTGGTGAACCGCGGGATCGCCCGGGGCAGTGCCGGCATCGCGCCCCAGAGCTGCGCGAGCACCACGTGGTCGTACGCGGCGAACCAGGCCCACAGGTCGAGCTGCTCGCCGGTGCGGCCACGGATCGGCTCGACCAGGAACTCGTACAGCTCGTCGCGGATTCGCTCGCGCGACCGCCACGCGGGATCACCCGGAGAGGGGAGGCGGTCGAGGACATTGCGGCGCACCCAGGGCGTGGCACGCGTACCGTCGAACTCCGTGGAGATCGCGTAGAACTCCCGGCCGTACTCGTCCACCACGCCGATCGAGACCAGGTCGATCGTTCGACCATCCTCGATGAACTCACAGTCATAGAAGTAGCGGTATGTCATCGCGCACCATCCTCACCCATGCTGATGGTGGCTCCCCATCCAGGGGTGCGTGCGGCGACCCATGATCGGGTAAAACCGGGGCCGGTGGGTCGCGCACCTTAACCGGCCCGAAACGCAGTCGGCATGTGGCCTGGGAACAGTTCCCGGACAGTCGGCACCACGAGGTGGGAAAGAGAATGGTCGATACTCCGCAAGACGCGACGACGCTCGCCCCGAAGGACCCGAAGCCGGGTCCGGCCGCGCTCACGCTGGGGGTGGAGGAGGAGTTCCACGTCATCGACCTGGACACCCGGGAGCTGGTGCCACGCGCCGGTGAGCTGCTGGACCGGCTGCCACCGGACTCGTTCACGGCCGAGTTACAGCGCTCCGTGGTGGAGACGAACACCGCGGTCAGCCGCACGCTCGACGATCTCCGGGAGGACATCGTCCGGCTGCGGCGGCTGGCGGTCGGCGTGGCGGACGCGGCCGGACTGGGCATCGCCGCGGCCGGCACCGTGCCGCTGCTCAACGGCGAGGACCTGGCCATCACGCCCACCACCCGGTTCCGGCACATGCTGGACGAGTACCAGATGCTGGCGCGCGAGCAGCTGATCTGCGGCGCGCAGGTGCACGTCGGCATCGACGACCGGGACGTGGCGGTGGCGGTGGCCCAGCGGGTGCAGCCGGTGCTGCCCTCGCTGCTCGCGCTCTCCGCCAGCTCGCCGTACTGGATGGGCCAGGACAGCGGGTACGCCAGCGTGCGCTCGCTGGTCTGGCAGCGCTGGCCCACCGCCGGCGACCCCGGCCTGGTGACCAGTGCCGCCGACCACGACGCGCTGGTCCGCGAGCTGATCGCCACGGAGACGATCAGCGACCCCGCGATGATCTACTTCGACGTCCGGCCGTCCGCGCACGTGCCCACGGTGGAGCTGCGCATCACGGACGCCAGCTCGGACGTGGAGACCGTGGTGCTGCTGGCCGGGCTGTTCCGGGCCGTGGTCCGGCGCGAGATCGACCGGGTTCGGGCGGGCGAGGCGTACACGCCGGCCCGCCCGCCGGTGCTGCGCGCCGCGCTGTGGCGGGCCGCGCGCTCCGGCCTGGAGGGCGACCTGATCGACCTGCCGCGCGGGCCGAAGCCGGTGCCCGCGGCCGAGGCGCTGCGCCGGCTCACCGCGGACCTGCGCCCGTTCCTGGAGGAGGCCGGCGACTGGGATCAGGTCACCGACCTGCTGGAACGCGCGTTGCGGCGGAGCAGCGCGGCGGCCCGGCAGCGGCGTGCGTACACCCGCCGGGGCCGGCTGGCCGACGTGGTGGACCTGATCCTGGCGGAGACGCGCGGCGGCGAGACGCCCCGGGAGGCGGCGGGGCCGTCCGGGCGGCGGCTGGCCGACTACGCCAGCGCGGCCGACGAGATGTTCCCGGACACCGGGCCGCCGGAGGCGTACCGCGGGATCGTCGGCGCTTTGGACCAGATCGGCGCGCAGGAGCTGCGTCAGCGCGAGCAGTTGCGCGACGAGGAGCAGCGGGCGCGCGGCGTCACGTTCAGCGTGGCCGGCGAGGCGAGCACCCGGCTGTTCCCGTTCGACCTGGTGCCGCGGCTGGTCGACGCGCCCGACTGGGCCGCGCTGCGCGCCGGGCTCACCCAGCGGGCCCGCGCGCTGGACGCGTTCCTGCGCGACGTCTACGACGAGCGGTGGGTGGTCAAGGACGGCGTGATCCCGGCCTGGGTGGTGGACGGCGCGCCCGGGCTCAAGCCGACCGGCGCGCTGATGCGGCGGCAGGCCACCCGCGTGCAGGTGGCCGGCATGGACCTGGTCCGCGACCGGCAGACCGGCTGGCACGTGCTGGAGGACAACCTGCGCGTGCCGTCCGGCATCGGGTATGCGATCCAGAACCGCCGCCTGACGCTGTCCGTACTGCCGGAGCTGCCGCTGCCGGACAACCTGCTGCCGGTGGACGACACGCCCGCGATGCTGCGCCGCGCGCTGGTCGCGGCCGCGCCGCCGGCGGCCGGGGACGAGCCGTCGATCGTGGTACTGAGCCGCGGCAGCGACGACTCGGCCTGGTTCGAGCACCGGCTGCTCGCGCTGGAGATGGGCGTGCCCGCCGCGGTGAGCACGGACCTGCTGGTCGCGGACGGCACGGTCTTCCTGGTCCAGCAGGGCCGGCGGCAGCGGGTGGACGTGATCTACCTGCGGATGGACGAGGACGAACTGCTGCACGCGCCGGGCGCGGACGGCATGCCGCTGGGCTGGCCGCTGCTGTCCGCGGTGCACACCGGGCGGCTCGCGGTGGCGAACGCGCTGGGCAACGGCGTCGGGGACGACAAGGCGGTCTACGCGTACGTGCCGAAGTTCATCGAGTACTACCTGAGCGAGAAGCCGCTGCTCGCGGACGTGCCCACCTACCTCGGCGGCGTGCCGGAGCAGCGCGAGGAGATCCTGCGCCGGCTCGGCGAGCTGGTGGTCAAGCCGGTCGACGGGTACGGCGGCGACCGCGTCGTGATCGGCCCGTACGCGTCCGAGGCCGAGCTCACCGCGCTGCGCAGCCAGGTCACGGCCGCGCCGCACCGGTGGATCGCCCAGGAGGTGGTCTCGCTCTCCACCCACCCGGTCTTCGACGGCGAGCGGCTCACGCCGCGGCACGTGGACCTGCGCGCGTTCGTCTTCCTGGGCGACGGCGCGGAGGTCGCCTCGGCGGCGCTGACCCGCGTGGCACCGGCGGACAGCATGATCGTCAACTCGTCGCGCGGCGGCGGCGCCAAGGACACCTGGCTCCTCGGATAACCGAGGAACAGCTCACACACCGGACTGCCGGAGTCCGGTGACGGGTACCCGGACCGTTCTGAGCAGCGGCTACATGACGCCGCGTGTTCGATCATTTACGGTGCCGTCACATCCCGGTAATGCGGTCTACGGAGGCTGGACAGGTCGGCCGCACGGTGGCGGTGCCCATCACCTGCATGGGAGGTCTGTCATGTGCGGAATAGGTGGCGAGTTCAGGTTCGACGGCACGGCGCCGGACCCGGAGGCGGTCCGGCGCATGCTGCCGTGCCTGGCGTCCCGGGGCCCGGACGGCGAGGGGCTCTGGACCGAGGGACCGGCCGCGCTCGGCCACCGCCGCCTGGCCATCATCGACCTGTCCGCCGAGGGCGCGCAGCCCATGGTCGACGACGAGCTCGGCCTGGCCATGGTCTTCAACGGCTGCGTCTACAACTACCGCGAGCTGCGCGAGGAGCTGTCCGCGGCCGGCTACCGGTTCCGCTCCACCTCGGACACCGAGGTGATCATGAAGGCGTACCACCGGTGGGGCGTGCGCTGCGTCGAGCGCTTCTACGGCATGTTCGCGTTCGCCATCGTGGAGCGCGGGTCCGGCACGCTGGTGCTCGGGCGCGACCGGCTCGGGATCAAGCCGCTCTACTACGCGGAGACCCCGCACGGGCTCCGGTTCTCCTCCACGCTGCCCGCGCTGCTCGCGGCCGGCGGCGTGGACACCGAGCTGGACCCGGTCGCGCTGCACCACTACATGACGTTCCACTCCGTGGTCCCGGCGCCGAGGACCATCCTGCGCGGCGTCCGGAAGCTGCCGCCGGCCACGGTCCGGGTGATCACCGCGGACGGCCGGCACACGGACACGGTCTACTGGCGGCCGTCGCACACCCGGACCTCGGTGCTCACGCCGGAGGAGTGGCAGGGCGAGCTGATGACCCGGCTGCGCACCGCGGTCGCCCGGCGCATGGTCGCGGACGTGCCGGTCGGCGTGCTGCTCTCCGGCGGGCTGGACTCCAGCCTGATCGTGTCGCTGCTGGCCGAGCAGGGCCAGACCGGGCTGACCACGTTCAGCATCGGCTTCGAGTCGGCCGGCGGCGAGAGCGGCGACGAGTTCGCGTACTCCGACCTGATGGCGTCCCGGTTCGGCACCTCGCACCACAAGATCATGATCGGGGCGGACCGGTTCCTGCCCGCGGTGCACGACGCGATCGGCGCCATGAGCGAGCCGATGGTCAGCCACGACTGCGTGGCGTTCTTCCTGCTCAGCCAGGAGGTCGCGCGGCACATCAAGGTGGTGCAGTCCGGGCAGGGCGCGGACGAGATCCTGGCCGGGTACGACTGGTACCCGCCGCTGGCCGGCGTGCCGCGCGCGGACGCGGCCGAGGCGTACGCGCGGGTGTTCTTCGACCGCCGCCACGACGCGCTCCGCGACCAGCTCTCCCCCGAGTGGGCGCTCGACCGGGACGCCTCGTTCGAGTTCGTCGCCGCACACTTCGCCGCACCCGGCGCGGACACCGCGCTGGACGCCGCGCTGCGTCTGGACAGCACGGTCATGCTGGTCGACGACCCGGTCAAACGCGTCGACAACATGACTATGGCGTGGGGCCTGGAGGCCCGCGTACCCTTCCTGGATCACGAGGTGGTCGAGCTCGCGGCCGCCATGCCCCCGGAGATCAAACTCGCGGCCGGCGGCAAGGGCGTGCTCAAGGCCGCGGCCCGGGGCGTGGTGCCGGACGAGGTGATCGATCGGACCAAGGGCTACTTCCCGGTGCCGGCGATCCGCCACCTCTCGGGCCCCCTGCTCGACGACGTGCGGGACGCCCTGTCCTCGTCGGCCGCCCGCCGGCGCGGACTCTTCCGCAAGGAGTACGTGACCGACCTCCTGGACGCGCCGAACGCGACCCGGACGACGCTCGGCTCCAACGCACTGTGGCAACTGGGATTGCTGGAGCTGTGGCTCCAGCGGATCGGGGTGTAGATGACCGCTGAGCTCGGGGGCGCGGCGACGCTGCCCGGACCCGCCGTTCCCACGTTGGCCGTGCCGCCGCCCGGCGGCCCCGCGCCGACGCCGCCCGGATGGTCCCCGGCGACCTGCGCCAGTTGGTCACCGAGCCCGGCGCCGGACGGCGGCCGGGTGGCGTACGTCTCCGATCTCAGCGGTGCGCCACGCGCCTGGGTGCGGGATGCCCGGGAGGTCGGCGCGGCCCCGGTGCCGCTGCCCACCGGCGAGGAGCCGGTCACCCGCGTCACCTGGTCGCCGGACGGCAGCTGGCTCGTCTACCTGGTCGCGCCGGGCGGTGCGCCGCGCACCGAGGCGTGGGCGATCCGCCCGGACGGGACGGACAACCACCAGATCGCCGGATTCGGCGGTACGACCGTGCTGCTCGGCGACTGGATCCCGGGCACCTCGCGGCTGGCCGTCACCGAGACCGGCACGACCGCGTGCGCGTTGGTGCTGGACCTCGCCACCGGCGCGCGCCGGACGCTGGTCGAGGGCGACCTGCTCTGCCTGCTGGACGTCACCGCGGACGAGTCGCGCGCGCTGCTGCGGCGCGGCCCGCGCGGCGCCCGGTGGCTGGAGGTGCTGGACACCGGCACCGGCAAGAGCGAGCCGCTGCCGCTGGCCGGCGGCAACACCGACCGCGGATGGTTCGCCGACGGCGGCGCGACCGTGCTGGCCCGTACCGACGCGGGGTCGGATCTGGCCACGCTCGTGGCGGTGACCGGCGGCGACGTGCTGGAGCTGGCCCGCCGCCCGGACGCGGAGCTGGAGGACTTCGCGCCCACCCAGGACCGGCGCACGGTCGCGCTGCTCTGGAACCGGTACGGCGGCGTGAGCGAGCTGGGCCTGCTGGACCTGGAGTCGCGCGAGCAGCGCGCGCTGCCGCCGCCCGCGGGTGACGTCTTCGACGGCTGCGCGTTCGCCGCGGACGGCGGCCTGCTGGCGCTGGTGGTGCAGAGCGCGATCCAGCCCAGGACGATCTGGCTGATCGACCCGGCGCTGGGCGAGGGACGCGCGCTCGGCGACGACCCGACCGCGCCGGCCACGCCGGTGCCGGGCGAGCCGAGCTGGCCGGTGGTGATCGCGCCGCAGCTGTGCGACCTGCGCTCCGGCGACGGGCTGGCGATCTCCGGCTGGCTCTACCGGCCGGACGACGACCACGACGGGCCGTGGCCGACCGTGATCAGCCTGCACGGCGGGCCGGAGGCGCAGGAGCGGCCGGGGCACAACCCGCTGTTCCAGGCCCTGCTGGCGCGCGGGCTGGCCGTGTTCGCGCCGAACGTGCGTGGCTCGTCCGGCTTCGGGCGCAGCTTCGTCGACGCGGACAACCGGGCCGGACGGTACGGCGCGATCGCGGACGTGGCCGCCTGCGTGGAGTACCTGGTGAGCAGCGGCGTCGCGGACCCCGCCCGGATCGGGTGCATCGGCCGGTCGTACGGCGGGTACCTCACGCTGACCGCGCTGGTGACGTTCCCCGAGCTGTTCGCGGCCGGGGTGAGCGAGTGCGGCATGTCCGACTTCGCCACCTTCTACGAGCGCACCGAGCCGTGGATCGCGGCCGCCGCGGTCAGCAAGTACGGACACCCCGAGCACGACCGCGAGCTGCTGCGCGACCTGTCACCGCTGCACCGGATGGACCGGCTGACCGCGCCGCTGCTGCTGGTGCACGGCGCGAACGACACCAACGTGCCGGTGTACGAGTCCGAGCAGGTGCTGGAGGCGCTGCGCGGGCGGGACGTGCCGCACGACTACCTGCTGCTGCCCGGGGAGGGCCACGACTTCCTGGCCCGCTCCTCCCGGCAGACCGCGATCACCGCGACGGCCCGGTGGCTGGCGACGCACCTGGCGTCCCGCGGCTGACCGGGCGGCGGGCGGCCAGCGCGGCCCGGCGCAGCTCGATCAGCACCGGCAGCGCGGCCTCTATCTCGTCGCGCGGTACCGGGCCGGCCCGCGCGTACGCGTCGACCAGCTCCGCCTCGGCCTCCGCGCCGTCCGCGGCCAGCACCGCGGCGGCCAGGTCGTAGACGAGCGGGCCGGTGCCGGCCGGGCCCCAGCCGAGCAGGCCGGTCCGGCCGGTCGCCGGGTCGATCAGGAACAGCGGCGCCCACGGGTCGCGGTGCAACACGCCGTAGGTGAGCCGGTCGGTGACACACAATCGGGTGACGGCCGCGACCGCGCGGGCCACCGCGTCCCGAGTCTCCGCGGACAGGTGCGGCGCGTCCGGGTCCAGGCCGTGCCAGCTCGCGTTCGCCTGCAGGCCCGGGTGGAAGAACTCGTCCAGCGCGCGGTGCGCGGTGCCGAGCACCGCGCCCCACCAGCGCGCGTCGACCGGGTCGGCCGGGTCCAGCGGGCGGCCCTCGGCGCGGCGGCACAGCGCCAGCAGGCCGGTCCCGGTCTCCGTGTGCAGGCCGCCCTGCAGCGTGCGCTCCGCGGCACCGGCCGCTATGCCGCTCGCCCCCAGCCGGTCCAGCGCGGCCAGACCCGCCTCCAGTGCCGCCCGGGCCGCGGCCGGGACCAGCGTGGCGGTGTAGCGGCGGCCGGCGGCGGTCAGCTCCCAGCGGCTCGCGTGCACGCCGCGGCAGATCGACCGGACGTCCTCCACCGAGTGGTGCCACGCACGGCGTACGGTCGCCGGAAGTCCGTCGATCGGCGCCCGGTTTCGGCATCGTTCTCCGGAGGGCTCGCCGTTGCCTGAAGAATGGTGGTCGTCGGCCACGGCGCGATTGTGTCCGGCGGCCGGATGCCACGCCCGGAGTTCGCCGCGCGTTCCCCCAAAGGGGTCGTCACCCACGGCGACTATCGGGCGTATACCATCCGGCGTCGACTGTGACAGCACAGTCACGAACACGGGCACAGGGGTGTACAGAGCGCGACACACAGGCCATGATCTGGGTGGCAGCGCAGCGGAAGCGTT
It encodes:
- the proC gene encoding pyrroline-5-carboxylate reductase translates to MSGRIVAVLGAGTMGELVLAGLLRGGHPADRALASARRPARAEELRAAHGVRVVDNATAAAEAEVLVIGVKPQDADALLREAAPHVRPGTLVVSLCAGLTTEFFARRLPEGTPVVRVMTNTPALAGAAISAISPGAHATDEHVTLAEELFRPLGAVLRVPENQQDAVTAVSGSGPAYVFLFVEAMIEAGVHLGLPRRTARELAVQTALGSATMLRDSGEHPVTLREAVTSPAGTTAAALAELERHGLRAAVLDALAAARDRAIALAAQNT
- a CDS encoding 6-phosphofructokinase produces the protein MRIGVLTGGGDCPGLNAVIRGVVRKGVTVYGHEFVGFRDGWKGPLEGLTMPLGIPQVRGILPRGGTILGSSRTNLFKIENGVERVKENLANLGVDALIAIGGEDTLGVATKLADLGVNVVGVPKTIDNDLNGTDYTFGFDTAVNIAMEAIDRLHTTAESHHRTLIVEVMGRHAGWIALHAGLAGGANVILLPEREFDVDQVAAYVEKRFQHEYAPIVVVAEGAQPLEGQMVLQNQELDSFGHVRLGGIGQWLAEQLAAKTGKEARTVVLGHIQRGGTPTAFDRVLSTRFGLQAIDAVNDGDFGKMVALRGTDIVRIPLIEGTGELKTVPLERYTEAEVFFGS
- a CDS encoding polyadenylate-specific 3'-exoribonuclease AS; translation: MTYRYFYDCEFIEDGRTIDLVSIGVVDEYGREFYAISTEFDGTRATPWVRRNVLDRLPSPGDPAWRSRERIRDELYEFLVEPIRGRTGEQLDLWAWFAAYDHVVLAQLWGAMPALPRAIPRFTKDLRQLWDDKGRPPLPDAEADRHDALVDARHNLARWKAMTGPGT
- a CDS encoding carboxylate--amine ligase/circularly permuted type 2 ATP-grasp protein, with protein sequence MVDTPQDATTLAPKDPKPGPAALTLGVEEEFHVIDLDTRELVPRAGELLDRLPPDSFTAELQRSVVETNTAVSRTLDDLREDIVRLRRLAVGVADAAGLGIAAAGTVPLLNGEDLAITPTTRFRHMLDEYQMLAREQLICGAQVHVGIDDRDVAVAVAQRVQPVLPSLLALSASSPYWMGQDSGYASVRSLVWQRWPTAGDPGLVTSAADHDALVRELIATETISDPAMIYFDVRPSAHVPTVELRITDASSDVETVVLLAGLFRAVVRREIDRVRAGEAYTPARPPVLRAALWRAARSGLEGDLIDLPRGPKPVPAAEALRRLTADLRPFLEEAGDWDQVTDLLERALRRSSAAARQRRAYTRRGRLADVVDLILAETRGGETPREAAGPSGRRLADYASAADEMFPDTGPPEAYRGIVGALDQIGAQELRQREQLRDEEQRARGVTFSVAGEASTRLFPFDLVPRLVDAPDWAALRAGLTQRARALDAFLRDVYDERWVVKDGVIPAWVVDGAPGLKPTGALMRRQATRVQVAGMDLVRDRQTGWHVLEDNLRVPSGIGYAIQNRRLTLSVLPELPLPDNLLPVDDTPAMLRRALVAAAPPAAGDEPSIVVLSRGSDDSAWFEHRLLALEMGVPAAVSTDLLVADGTVFLVQQGRRQRVDVIYLRMDEDELLHAPGADGMPLGWPLLSAVHTGRLAVANALGNGVGDDKAVYAYVPKFIEYYLSEKPLLADVPTYLGGVPEQREEILRRLGELVVKPVDGYGGDRVVIGPYASEAELTALRSQVTAAPHRWIAQEVVSLSTHPVFDGERLTPRHVDLRAFVFLGDGAEVASAALTRVAPADSMIVNSSRGGGAKDTWLLG
- a CDS encoding N-acetylglutaminylglutamine amidotransferase — translated: MCGIGGEFRFDGTAPDPEAVRRMLPCLASRGPDGEGLWTEGPAALGHRRLAIIDLSAEGAQPMVDDELGLAMVFNGCVYNYRELREELSAAGYRFRSTSDTEVIMKAYHRWGVRCVERFYGMFAFAIVERGSGTLVLGRDRLGIKPLYYAETPHGLRFSSTLPALLAAGGVDTELDPVALHHYMTFHSVVPAPRTILRGVRKLPPATVRVITADGRHTDTVYWRPSHTRTSVLTPEEWQGELMTRLRTAVARRMVADVPVGVLLSGGLDSSLIVSLLAEQGQTGLTTFSIGFESAGGESGDEFAYSDLMASRFGTSHHKIMIGADRFLPAVHDAIGAMSEPMVSHDCVAFFLLSQEVARHIKVVQSGQGADEILAGYDWYPPLAGVPRADAAEAYARVFFDRRHDALRDQLSPEWALDRDASFEFVAAHFAAPGADTALDAALRLDSTVMLVDDPVKRVDNMTMAWGLEARVPFLDHEVVELAAAMPPEIKLAAGGKGVLKAAARGVVPDEVIDRTKGYFPVPAIRHLSGPLLDDVRDALSSSAARRRGLFRKEYVTDLLDAPNATRTTLGSNALWQLGLLELWLQRIGV
- a CDS encoding S9 family peptidase; its protein translation is MTAELGGAATLPGPAVPTLAVPPPGGPAPTPPGWSPATCASWSPSPAPDGGRVAYVSDLSGAPRAWVRDAREVGAAPVPLPTGEEPVTRVTWSPDGSWLVYLVAPGGAPRTEAWAIRPDGTDNHQIAGFGGTTVLLGDWIPGTSRLAVTETGTTACALVLDLATGARRTLVEGDLLCLLDVTADESRALLRRGPRGARWLEVLDTGTGKSEPLPLAGGNTDRGWFADGGATVLARTDAGSDLATLVAVTGGDVLELARRPDAELEDFAPTQDRRTVALLWNRYGGVSELGLLDLESREQRALPPPAGDVFDGCAFAADGGLLALVVQSAIQPRTIWLIDPALGEGRALGDDPTAPATPVPGEPSWPVVIAPQLCDLRSGDGLAISGWLYRPDDDHDGPWPTVISLHGGPEAQERPGHNPLFQALLARGLAVFAPNVRGSSGFGRSFVDADNRAGRYGAIADVAACVEYLVSSGVADPARIGCIGRSYGGYLTLTALVTFPELFAAGVSECGMSDFATFYERTEPWIAAAAVSKYGHPEHDRELLRDLSPLHRMDRLTAPLLLVHGANDTNVPVYESEQVLEALRGRDVPHDYLLLPGEGHDFLARSSRQTAITATARWLATHLASRG
- a CDS encoding phosphotransferase, whose translation is MEDVRSICRGVHASRWELTAAGRRYTATLVPAAARAALEAGLAALDRLGASGIAAGAAERTLQGGLHTETGTGLLALCRRAEGRPLDPADPVDARWWGAVLGTAHRALDEFFHPGLQANASWHGLDPDAPHLSAETRDAVARAVAAVTRLCVTDRLTYGVLHRDPWAPLFLIDPATGRTGLLGWGPAGTGPLVYDLAAAVLAADGAEAEAELVDAYARAGPVPRDEIEAALPVLIELRRAALAARRPVSRGTPGASPATGPSR